From Primulina huaijiensis isolate GDHJ02 chromosome 15, ASM1229523v2, whole genome shotgun sequence, one genomic window encodes:
- the LOC140959353 gene encoding uncharacterized protein, with the protein MALYEALYGRKCRTPIHRDEVDERSDLGSEIVQKTVDVVVKIRDRMKTVQSRQKSYADKRRRDLEFAVGDHVFLSPNLSYEEKPIQILDRQERRIRNKVTKLVKVKWLNHSDEEVTWETEADMRSRNPELFDKP; encoded by the exons atggctctcTACGAGGCattatatggaaggaagtgcagaacACCTATTCATCGGGATGAAGTCGACGAGAGATCAGACCTTGGCTCAGAGATTGTCCAGAAAACTGTAGATGTAGTAGTTAAGATCCGGGACAGGATGAAGACTGttcagagtcgtcaaaagagttacgctgacaagagaagaagggaCCTTGAATTTGCCGTAGGAGATCACGTCTTC CTATCACCGAACTTGTCATACGAAgaaaagccgattcagatttTAGACCGACAGGAGAGGAGAATACGGAACAAAGTTACCAAgttggtcaaggtcaagtggctgaatcattccgacGAAGAAGttacttgggagaccgaagccGACATGAGGAGTCGCAACCCGGAACTGTTCGATAAGCcttaa